Within the Kribbella aluminosa genome, the region CTCACACGAGGCGATCACCGACAGCAGCCGCAGCCGTACCGGGTCGCCAAGTGCCCTGAACGAGGCCGCCGCCCCGGCCGCCTCGATCTCGCCCATCGGCTCAGCGATGAGAGGCCGCCCGGGTGCGGAAGTAGTCAGCAGCATTGGTCGAGCGATCGCCGGGCGGGCTTCTCGATCGGCAGGCCGGCGTCGATCCAGTCCTGTTTTCCGCCGGTGTAGCGGTGCACGTCGCGGTAACCGAGCTCCGCCAGCCGCTGGGCGACCCGCAGCGACGCGTCGCAGTCGGCGCTGCCGCAGTAGACAACGACGCGTCGGTCCAGGTCGGGCAGCAGTGTCTTGGCCAGCTCGACAACACGCCGGGGCCGGATGTTCACCGCTCCCGGCAGATGACCCTGCGCGTAGACATCTTCAGGTAGCGCCTCGACCAGGACGGCGTCGCCGGCAGCGATCAGTTCGGCGACCTCGGCTTGGTGAATTTCTGAAACAGGCATGACGGAACCCTTCGATGTCGCTGGTGTGGTTGAAATGCGGTGACCCCGGGTGCCGCGCGGGGTCAAGCGGTCGAGTCGGTGAGGCACCAAGCGAGATCGATCAGGCCCACCACGCACCGGTCATCGATGCGGTACCAGATCCGGTTACCGTCGCGGCGCGACGCCAAAATTCCCTTGTCGACCAGACGCTGCAGCTGGTTGGACACCGCTTGCGGCTTCAACTCCACAGCCTCGGCCAGCTGACTCACCGACAACTCCCCATCGCGGACCAGCGCATGCAGCAAGCGCAGACGAGTGTCATTGGCCAACACCTTGAACAGACCCTCCAACCGCGACGCATCCACCGGGTCGATCAACGCACGCTCAGCCAACACCGGCCGCCGCACGGCCGCCGCCACTTGATCACTCATGACACCACTATTACACGAATCAGTGTAATGGTGAAGTGCTTGCGAGGAGTCGCACCGGCGAGGACTCCGGCCATGTTCCAGTGTTGCTGGGCGTGGTTGGACTGATGATGGCGGTATGACCGTTGCGGAGGAGACGTTTCAGCCGTCGGCGCCGGTGTGTTGGTGCTGCTGCGGCGCATCGACCGTCACCTGCCCTAGCCGGGGCCGTGTCAGGTCGCGAGGAGCGGCTGGAAAAGGCGGACTGCGAGTTCTTCGGCGTCGGGCTGGTTGAGGATCTGTCCGGGGATGCCGGGGTGGCTGCTGGTCCAGGCCTGTGCTGCGCTGTGGTCTGCGAAGAAGTTGAGGTAGTCGCAGCAGCAGTCAGCTGACGGGCCGCCGCCGGCATCGGCGCCGATGAACACGACCGCCGCCGCGGGCTGCCAGGTGGTGCGCCCGTCGGTGGTGGTGACCGTGATCGGCTGGCCGGTGATTACGTCGACGGACTCGATCCGGGTGTCTCGGCCAAGCATGGGTGCCATGCCGAGGGCATCGATCGCGCACATCGCGTAGACGTCGACCCCGCCGCCGCCGGGGTCGACGATGCGGACGCGGTGCCGGGTCGGCGTGGCGGAGAACGGGTAGGCGACTGCGACCTGGCCGTCGGGAGCGAGCCGGATGGCGTCGGCCTCGTGCAGCGCGGTCAGCACTTCGGCCGTGGTCTTGGCGCCGTCGGCCGCGACCAGGGCCAGGTCTGCGGCCGTGGGTGGGGCGCCGTTGGTAGCGAAGGCGCGCAGGATCGTCTGGTGTACCGCCTTCTCGACTGGATCCAGCGGGAGCGCGCGGGTGCGCCAGGCGCTCAGTACCTCCCTGGGCGCTGAGTCGTCTATGCGGCCGGCTGCCGTGATCGCCGCACGTAGCTGGTCGATCGACAGGGCGGGAACGATCCGGCCGTGCTCGTCGCGGTAGAGGCGGCACGACACTCCGCATGCGCAGTCGTCGGCTGTGGTGAAGGGGTCGGTGCCGTCGATCAGCAGGGTCGGCGAGCCGGCCATGCCGAATCGGGCGGCGTCGTCGTCGGACTCGATCAGCCTGGTCGTGACCGGCAGGTCGGTGACCTCGGCGAGCCGTTGCAGCATCAGCGGCAGGTTGGGGCAGTCGCGGACGTGCAGCACTTCGAGTTTCATCTGGTCGCCTCCGGGCGGTGGTCGATCGCTTCCAGCAGCGCGCAACTGCGGTCGGCGCGGGGCAGGTCACAGGTCGCGACCAGCCGGGCGAGCGAGTCGTGCATCCGTTGCAGGTCGCGGATCCGCACCGCCAGATCCGCGCGTCGGTGTTCGGCCAGGGCGCGGGCCCCGTCGCAGGCCTCCGGGCCGCCGTTGTCGAGGTGGAGTAGTTCCTCGACCGCGTCCAAAGTGAAGCCGAGTTCTTGGGCGCGTTTGATGAACCGCAGCAGTTCGACCGTGCTTGGTGGGTAGTCGCGGTAGCCGCCGGGAGTCCTCGGCGGCTCGGTGAGCAGCCCGCGGCGCTCGTAGTAGCGCAACGTCTCCGTATTCACTCCAGCCCGGCCGGCCAGCTCGCTGGTTCGCATATCTTCATCCTCAACCCTGGACCCAGCTACAGAGTCAAGGTTCCCAGCTGCGAGAGCCGTCGAGCGTGCCGGTCGCTCCCAGCTGGCCGCTGCCCTACTCGAGGTTCGGTGCTCATGCTTCGACGGTAAATCCGTACCTACGTACCAGATGCAAGTCCTCTCGTCGGTCTGTGCCAATTGGCGGACGGTCCGCGGCTTGGCCGCCGCGAGCTCGATACTGGCCCGATGACGCTGGGGAACGGGTAGTGACCTGGTCCACGGGCCTGCTCGGCTTCGCGATGGGTCTGCTGATCGCGGTCGTCACCGCCCCGGTTGGAGTGTCGGGTGCGGTCTTCCTGCTGCCGGTGCAGCTCAGCGTCCTGGGGGTACCCAGCCCGGCGGTGACACCGACCAATCTGTTGTTCAACGTTGTGCCGGCCCGGGCGCCCTGCTGCGATACCGCCGACGCGGGGAGCTCGGCGGAACGCTCACGCGGCGGCTGATCCTCGGAACACTGCCAGGCGTGGTGGTCGGCGCGATCATCAGGGTCTTCGCCATCCCCGGCCCCGGGGCGTTCCGGCTCTTGGTCGCCGCCTTGCTCTTGCCGCTGGGCAGTTGGCTTTGTATCCGCGCTGTGCGCCCTTCGCCCGAGCGGTCAGGTGCCGAGCCGTCACCGCGCTCGGTCACCCTCCTCGCCCTAGCTGTCGGAGTGGTCGGTGGCATCTACGGCATCGGTGGCGGATCACTGCTCGGTCCGCTCCTGGTCGGCCGCGGCGTACCGATCGCGAAAGTCGCACCAGCCGCTCTCGCCTCGACGTTCCTGACCTCGGCCGTGGGCGCGGTCACCTACTCGCTGCTGGCGCTCACCACCAGCGGGAACATTGCGCCGATCTGGACTCTCGGTCTGGCGTGCGGACTCGGTGGCCTGATCGGCGGCTACCTCGGCGCCCACTTCCGGCCCCGCCTGCCCGAAACGATTCTGCGTCTGTTGCCGGGTGGTCTCGCGATGGTGCTCGGCGGCCTGTATGCCGTTCAGCTGTTCAGTTGAGGCGATCCAGCAACGTACTTGCGGCCTGACTGGGCTGGCGTACAGCGTTGCCTAGGGCAACACTGGCGGAGTGGGCAAGGTGGCGCCCGAGCTGCTCCGGCCGGTCGGGTTGGAGCTGTCCCGGGCTGTCGAACAGCTGCCCGGCCAGCACGGCAGGCGCGGCGGAGCTAGATACGAGTTGAAGTGGGGACGGGTTTCTTCGCTGAACTCGTCAAGCTGTGGCTGGCGGTCAGGAGCCGGTGGTCGAGGGGGTCTGGTCGATGCGGCCGTACCGCGATGAGGGCTGGGGCGACCGACCAGGCATGACAGCGCTTGTAGACCAGCGGCAGCGGTTGGGGGCACGGTGTCGATATCGAAGGCCCGCCGTTCGTCATACAAGCAATGGCCCTTCCGCCCGCAGCCGACCCGAACAGAAGTGAGGATGAAAATGGGATCGATCGTGTCGCAAGTGGAGGTCGCCGGTGCGCCGGAGGAGGTGTTCGCCTATGTCACCGACCCGGCTCGGTTCGCCGAGTGGCAGGAGAACTTGGTCGACGGGTACATGGACGGCGGCCCGACATCCGTCGGATCGATATGTGTCACCACCCGCAAGATCGGTGGCGGTGAGCGGAAGGTGACGTCCGAGGTCACCGTGCTCGATCCGCCTGGCGCGTGGGCGGTGCACGGTGTCGACGGTCCGATCCGTTCGAGGGTGCACGTCACTGTCGAGCCACTGGCCGGCCGGAACGCCTCGCGGGTCACGATCGATCTGGACTTCGAGGGACACGGCATCGGGAAGATTCTTGTACCGCTGCTTGTGCGGCCGCAGTCCCGCAAAGAGATGGTGCGCAACATGGCCCGGCTGAAGGCGCGCCTCGAGCCGAGCACCTGACCGGCCGGCACCTACTCGGGCCGATCGTGGCCATCTGGGCCGTGAGCCTGGCCGTTCACCGGACTGGTGCACGACCAGGCGGTAGTGGGTTAGTTGTCAGCGAGTGCGTGGGTCAGGTCTTGGATGAGGTCGTCGGCGTCTTCGAGGCCGACGGATAGGCGGATCATGCTGTCGGCGATGCCGCGTTTGGCGCGTTCGTCCGGGGCCAGGCCGTGGTGGGTGGTGGTGATCGGTTGAGTGATGAGGCTTTCTACCCCGCCAAGGCTTGGGGCGATGGCGAACAGCCGGAGCCGGTCTACGACGGCGGCGGTTTCATCGGCCGTGGCGTCGAGGACGGCGCTGAGCATTCCACCGCCGCCGCGCATCTGCGTGTCGTAGATCTGTTTGGCGTCGCCCGTGGCCAGTCCTGGGTAGTTGACTCGGCTCACGCGCGGGTGGGTCGCGAGGAACGCGGCGACGGCTGCGGCGGTGTCGTTTTGTGCGCGGACCCGAACAGGCAGCGAGCGGACGGAGCGGGCGAGGAGGGAGGCGGTTTCGGCCGCGATCATTTGGCCGAGGTTCTTGCGCCACATGGCGACCGGCGCCAGCAGTTCCGCTGGTCCGATGAGTGCGCCGGCGGTCAGGTCTGAGTGGCCGCCGAGGTACTTGGTGGCGGAGTGGATGACGAGGTCTGCGCCGTGGTGGAGCGGGTTCTGGTTGACGGGAGTGGCGAAGGTGTTGTCGACAACGGTCAGCGCACCGGCTGCATGGGCGTGGGTGGTGATCGCGGCGATGTCGAAGAGGTCCAGGGTGGGGTTGGACGGTGTCTCGAAGAACACGATCCGGGTGCTGGCGGTCAGTACGTCGGGCAGTCGGTCGACTTCGTCGGCGCGCAGGAACGTGGTGGTGATGCCGAGCTGGGGCAGGTTGTCCCCGAGGAGTTCGAAGGTGCCTCCGTAGACGTCTCCGATGCACACGATGTGTTCGCCGGTGCGGGTGTGGGCGAGGAATGTCGCGGCTTCGGCGGCCATACCGGAGGAGAAGCCTAGAGCTTGTTCGCCGCCTTCGAGGTCGGCGAGTTTGGCTTCGACTGAGCGGATGGTGGGGTTGAGGCCGTAGCGGGTGTAGAGGTTGCCCGGTTTGCGGCCTTCGACGACGTCGAGGAGGTCGGCGGTGGAGTCGAACGCGAACGTGGAATGCGTGTAGAGCGGGGTGTGGATGGCTCCTTGCGGATCGCGGGTTTCGCCGGCGTGCACGCTTCGGGTGGACAGTCCCTGCTCGTTGGTGTCGGTCATGCCTCTCCTGGTTTTCGTCGATCACGGTTGGGCGTTGTGCGGCCGCTGCAGCGCGGTGGCCGCTTTGGTGATTGCAGCTGCCGCTGTCTCGATTTCCTCGCGTCTGCTCCACCGGCCCAGCGAGAGCCGGACGGCGGCGAGAGCACGTTCGTGGTCGAGGCCCATGGCGCTCAGTACGGGCGATGGGGTGTGGGTGCCGCTGTGGCAGGCCGAGCCGTTGGAGGCGGCGACGCCGGTCGCGGCAGCGAGGAGCTCATGCCCCCGGGTCCGATCGATGCTGACGTTGAGGGTGTTGGGCAACCTTGCGCTTTCGGGGCCGTTGAGGTGCACCCGTCCGGGCAGGGCGTCGGAGAGGCGCTCGCGCAGGAGGTCGCGTAGCTGTGCCAGTTCATCGGCGCGGCCGCCGGCGAGTTCGTCCACGGCCAGTTCGGCGGCGGTGCCGAGGGCCACGGCGAGGGCGACGTTCTCGGTGCCGGCCCGGAGGCCGCGTTCTTGGCCGCCGCCGTAGACGACCGGTTCCAGTTGAACGCCGCCACGCACGTACAGGGCCGCGGTGCTTTTCGGTGCGTACATCTTGTGGCCGACGACAGTGAGCAGATCCACCCCGAGTTGATCGACGGCGACCGGGACCTTGCCGGCGGCTTGGGCGGCATCGCTGTGAAACAAGGCACCGTGCCGGTGAGCGAGTTCGGTGAGTTCGGCGATCGGCTGCAGCGCGCCGGTTTCGTTGTTCGCGGCCATGATCGAGACCAGGACGGTGTCGTCGTCCAGAGCGTCGACCAGTGCGGCGGGGTCGACCAGGCCGTCGGCGTCGACCGGCAGCACGGTTACCCGTACGCCGTGCAGCCGCTGGAGTGCTCGGCAGGTCTCGAGGATCGCTGGGTGTTCGGTGGCCTGGGTGATCACATGAGGCCGCGGCCGCCCGGAGGCGAGAACGACTCCGCGCAGCGCCAGGAGGTTCGCTTCGGACCCTGAGCCGGTGAACACGACCTCGCTGGGTCGGGCGCCGATCAGGGCGGCGACTTGCGCGCGGGCGGCGGCCAGTGCGGCCTGGGGATCAGCACCGTACGCGTGGCTACTGGAGGGGTTGCCGAAGAAGGTGGTCAGGTACGGCGTCATCGCCTCGGTCACCCGCGGGTCGACGGGGGTGGTGGCGTTGTAGTCCAGGTAGATCGGACCGTCGGCTAGAGCCGGATGAGTCACCGGTTTCTCCTCGGGTGGGTTTCGTACATGCGCGCTGCCACGACGAGGCCGGACAGTGCGGTCAGGGCGGCCACGGTCCACACGGCCGCGGGGATGCCCCACAGGTCGGCGATGATGCCGGCGAGCAGCGCACCGACGGCGAAGCCTCCGTCGCGCCACAACCGGTACACACCGACGGCACGTGCCCGCCAGGCGGGGTGCGCGACGTCGCCGATCGTGGCCAGCAGCGTGGGATAGACCATCGCCGTACCAAGACCAAGGAATGTGACCGCGACGAGCCATTGCCCGAAGGTGTCGCCTGCTGCGACGAGGGCCAGCGCGCCCGCCTGCAGCAGCATCCCGGCCGTGATCAGCCCTTTGCGCCCCCACCGGTCGGACAGTGCGCCGGTCGCAAGTTGCCCGAACCCCCAAACGGCCGGGTAGAGCGCACCGAGCAGACCGATCCGGGCCAGTGACAGGTGATGGGCGGCGAACAGGATCGGGAACAGACCCCAGGCCATGCCGTCGTTCAGGTTGTTCACCAGCCCGGCCTGCGACGCCGAGGACAGCGCTGGTTCCTTGAAGCTGGTCAGCGTGAAGACCTGCGCGGTCGTCAGATCGCCACCCGGGGTCGGAGTGCCGCGTGCCGCTTCGTGGTGCGCGTGGCCGCGGGTCTCACGCACGGCCAGGGTGGACAGGCCGAGGCCGAGCGCGGCGAACGCGGCGCCGAGAAGGAACGGCGCGGGTCGCAGACCGTAGGCGTCGGCCAGGTAGCCGGTGGCCATCGCGGTGGCCGCGACGGCGAGGTAGCCGGCGGCTTCGTTGAGCCCCATCGCCAGGCCCCGCCGGGCTGGGCCGACGAGGTCGATCTTCATGATCACGGTCGTCGACCAGGTCAGTCCCTGGTTGATCCCGAGGAGCACGTTGGCGGCGATCACCCAACCCCAGTTCGGGGCCCAGATCAGCAACAGCGGCACGGGTAGCCCGATCAGCCACCCGGCGACCAGAACCGGTTTGCGGCCGTAGCGGTCGGACCAGGTGCCGGCGAAGAAGTTGGTGGCGGCCTTCACGGCACCGAAGGCGAGGATGAAGGTCAATGCCCCGGTGTACTTGGTGAGTCCGAACGTCTGGTCGGCCAGCAGCGGCAACACGATGCGTTCCTGGCCGAGCATCCCGCCGACCAGGGCGTTGACCGCGACCAGTAACACGAACTGGGCAAGGTTGGCGCGCAGCCCCAGTCGCGGGGCTTTGGCTTCGGTAGTCATTTCAGGGTCCGGCCGGTGGCGACGGACCAATCGTCCGGGCCGCCGTCTAGCACCTGTACGCCGCGGTGGCCCGCGCGTTGCAGGATGCTGGCGCCGGTCATTGCTCGCTCGCCGTGCCCGCACATCACCACCACCGGCCCGGCATCGACATCCCCTGCGCGGTCACGTAACGCGCCGAGTTCGAGGTGCTCGGCTCCCGGGAGATGCCCGGCATGGAACTCGCTGTCCTGGCGGACGTCGAGGACGTGGCTGTCGCCGACCTGGTCGGGTTTCAGCAAGGGCGTGGTGGCGGTCGCGCCGTTCCATCCGGGCATTCCACCGGCGAGTTCGCCGAGGGGAAGTCGGAAGCCGATCTTTGCCGCCTGCCAGGCCAGGTCGCCGAGGTCTTGGTCGCGGTTGCGGATCACCAGGTAGGGCGTGGTGGCCTGCAGCAACCACCCGAGCCAGGAAGCGAACTGTGCCCGTAGCGGGATGGAGATCGCACCGGCGACGTGGCCGGCGGCGAAGTCGCGGACCGGGCGCACATCGATCACCACGGCGCCCGACGAGACCGCAGCTGTGAAGCTTTCGGCGGGAAGCGCCGGCACCTGCTGGTCTTCCTCGATCAGGGCAGGACCCCGGCGATTGGCTTCCGGCAACTGCAGGAAGTAGGGCGGGAAGGTCCCCAGCCCAGCGAGCAAGCGCCCGACGAACTCGTCCTCGTCTCGCACCTGCAGCAGCGGGTTCGCTCGCTTCTCCTGGCCGATGGTGGAGACTCGTTCACCGCCTTGAGGAGCTGAGCAGAACGATCCCGCACCATGAGTCGGTAGGACTGCTGTTGCGTCCGGCAACGCGGCCAGCCGTTGCAGCGACCGGTACTGCAACCGGGTCAGCTGCTCGGTCTGATCAGTGCCGGCCAGATCGGTGCGAGCGGCGCCGCCGACGATCAATGACCCGCCGGTGAACACCCCCAGCTGCGCCGGTCCGTCGAGGAGCTCGAAGGACAGATGCTCGCCGGTATGGCCCGGCGTCGCGAGGGTCCGCAAGGTCAGGCCACCCAGGTCGATCTCGTCACCATCGGCCAGGCCTTCGTGCGCGTACTCACGGCCGCCCGCGGCGGATGCCAGCAGCCGCGCTCCGTCCACCGCAGCGAGCTGGACCGCACCGGACAGAAAGTCGGCATGCAAATGGGTATCGGCCGCGAACGCCACCGTCAGATTCCGCCGCTCGGCCTCCATCCGCAGCGCCCGTAGATCCAGCGACGGGTCGACGGCCAGCGCGCGTCCATCGCCCAGGTCGACCAGGTAGGACGAGTTGCCCAGCCCTTCGTCGACCACCGCGGCGATCATCTTGCTCAGTTCATCATTCACTCCTACACTATTCCATGAATCTTTGGAGGAATGTCAATGGGTGACCCGGTGGCCAAGGCAGCACTGTTCGAGCAGTTCGCGCAGGTCGGCAAAACGCTCGGCAGCGCCAAGAGGCTGGAGTTGCTGGACCTGCTGGCCCAGGGCGAGCGTTCGGTCGAGGTGCTCGCCGGCCGCGCGGACCTGGGGTTGACGACTGCCTCCAACCATCTGCAACTGCTGCGTCAGGCCGGGCTGGTGACTGCTCGCAAGGACGGCACGAAGGTCTACTACCGGCTCACTGGAAGCGATGTGGCTGCGCTGTGGGCGCAGTTGCGCGACGTCGCCTCGGAGCATGTGGCCGAGGTCGATCGGGCCCGCCGCGCCTACCTGGGCGACGATGACATCGCCGAGGTCACCCGTGACGAGTTGCTGCGCAGGTTAAAGGCCGGTGATGTGACGGTCGTCGATGTCCGCCCTGGTGAGGAATACAGCGCGGGCCATATCCCGGGCGCGGTGTCGATCCCGGTCGACGAGCTCGCCGACCGGCTGGCCGAGCTGCCCGCCGGTACGACCATCGTGGCGTACTGCCGCGGCTCGTACTGCGT harbors:
- a CDS encoding alkylmercury lyase family protein — encoded protein: MKLEVLHVRDCPNLPLMLQRLAEVTDLPVTTRLIESDDDAARFGMAGSPTLLIDGTDPFTTADDCACGVSCRLYRDEHGRIVPALSIDQLRAAITAAGRIDDSAPREVLSAWRTRALPLDPVEKAVHQTILRAFATNGAPPTAADLALVAADGAKTTAEVLTALHEADAIRLAPDGQVAVAYPFSATPTRHRVRIVDPGGGGVDVYAMCAIDALGMAPMLGRDTRIESVDVITGQPITVTTTDGRTTWQPAAAVVFIGADAGGGPSADCCCDYLNFFADHSAAQAWTSSHPGIPGQILNQPDAEELAVRLFQPLLAT
- a CDS encoding MerR family transcriptional regulator; translated protein: MRTSELAGRAGVNTETLRYYERRGLLTEPPRTPGGYRDYPPSTVELLRFIKRAQELGFTLDAVEELLHLDNGGPEACDGARALAEHRRADLAVRIRDLQRMHDSLARLVATCDLPRADRSCALLEAIDHRPEATR
- a CDS encoding MFS transporter; translation: MTTEAKAPRLGLRANLAQFVLLVAVNALVGGMLGQERIVLPLLADQTFGLTKYTGALTFILAFGAVKAATNFFAGTWSDRYGRKPVLVAGWLIGLPVPLLLIWAPNWGWVIAANVLLGINQGLTWSTTVIMKIDLVGPARRGLAMGLNEAAGYLAVAATAMATGYLADAYGLRPAPFLLGAAFAALGLGLSTLAVRETRGHAHHEAARGTPTPGGDLTTAQVFTLTSFKEPALSSASQAGLVNNLNDGMAWGLFPILFAAHHLSLARIGLLGALYPAVWGFGQLATGALSDRWGRKGLITAGMLLQAGALALVAAGDTFGQWLVAVTFLGLGTAMVYPTLLATIGDVAHPAWRARAVGVYRLWRDGGFAVGALLAGIIADLWGIPAAVWTVAALTALSGLVVAARMYETHPRRNR
- a CDS encoding cysteine desulfurase family protein, which codes for MTHPALADGPIYLDYNATTPVDPRVTEAMTPYLTTFFGNPSSSHAYGADPQAALAAARAQVAALIGARPSEVVFTGSGSEANLLALRGVVLASGRPRPHVITQATEHPAILETCRALQRLHGVRVTVLPVDADGLVDPAALVDALDDDTVLVSIMAANNETGALQPIAELTELAHRHGALFHSDAAQAAGKVPVAVDQLGVDLLTVVGHKMYAPKSTAALYVRGGVQLEPVVYGGGQERGLRAGTENVALAVALGTAAELAVDELAGGRADELAQLRDLLRERLSDALPGRVHLNGPESARLPNTLNVSIDRTRGHELLAAATGVAASNGSACHSGTHTPSPVLSAMGLDHERALAAVRLSLGRWSRREEIETAAAAITKAATALQRPHNAQP
- a CDS encoding SRPBCC family protein, whose translation is MGSIVSQVEVAGAPEEVFAYVTDPARFAEWQENLVDGYMDGGPTSVGSICVTTRKIGGGERKVTSEVTVLDPPGAWAVHGVDGPIRSRVHVTVEPLAGRNASRVTIDLDFEGHGIGKILVPLLVRPQSRKEMVRNMARLKARLEPST
- a CDS encoding ArsR/SmtB family transcription factor, translated to MGDPVAKAALFEQFAQVGKTLGSAKRLELLDLLAQGERSVEVLAGRADLGLTTASNHLQLLRQAGLVTARKDGTKVYYRLTGSDVAALWAQLRDVASEHVAEVDRARRAYLGDDDIAEVTRDELLRRLKAGDVTVVDVRPGEEYSAGHIPGAVSIPVDELADRLAELPAGTTIVAYCRGSYCVMAHEAVRTLNAEGLQAVRLSDGMLEWRLADLPVAS
- a CDS encoding ArsR/SmtB family transcription factor, whose amino-acid sequence is MSDQVAAAVRRPVLAERALIDPVDASRLEGLFKVLANDTRLRLLHALVRDGELSVSQLAEAVELKPQAVSNQLQRLVDKGILASRRDGNRIWYRIDDRCVVGLIDLAWCLTDSTA
- a CDS encoding TSUP family transporter — protein: MLGTLPGVVVGAIIRVFAIPGPGAFRLLVAALLLPLGSWLCIRAVRPSPERSGAEPSPRSVTLLALAVGVVGGIYGIGGGSLLGPLLVGRGVPIAKVAPAALASTFLTSAVGAVTYSLLALTTSGNIAPIWTLGLACGLGGLIGGYLGAHFRPRLPETILRLLPGGLAMVLGGLYAVQLFS
- a CDS encoding rhodanese-like domain-containing protein; amino-acid sequence: MPVSEIHQAEVAELIAAGDAVLVEALPEDVYAQGHLPGAVNIRPRRVVELAKTLLPDLDRRVVVYCGSADCDASLRVAQRLAELGYRDVHRYTGGKQDWIDAGLPIEKPARRSLDQCC
- a CDS encoding trans-sulfuration enzyme family protein; protein product: MTDTNEQGLSTRSVHAGETRDPQGAIHTPLYTHSTFAFDSTADLLDVVEGRKPGNLYTRYGLNPTIRSVEAKLADLEGGEQALGFSSGMAAEAATFLAHTRTGEHIVCIGDVYGGTFELLGDNLPQLGITTTFLRADEVDRLPDVLTASTRIVFFETPSNPTLDLFDIAAITTHAHAAGALTVVDNTFATPVNQNPLHHGADLVIHSATKYLGGHSDLTAGALIGPAELLAPVAMWRKNLGQMIAAETASLLARSVRSLPVRVRAQNDTAAAVAAFLATHPRVSRVNYPGLATGDAKQIYDTQMRGGGGMLSAVLDATADETAAVVDRLRLFAIAPSLGGVESLITQPITTTHHGLAPDERAKRGIADSMIRLSVGLEDADDLIQDLTHALADN
- a CDS encoding MBL fold metallo-hydrolase — protein: MNDELSKMIAAVVDEGLGNSSYLVDLGDGRALAVDPSLDLRALRMEAERRNLTVAFAADTHLHADFLSGAVQLAAVDGARLLASAAGGREYAHEGLADGDEIDLGGLTLRTLATPGHTGEHLSFELLDGPAQLGVFTGGSLIVGGAARTDLAGTDQTEQLTRLQYRSLQRLAALPDATAVLPTHGAGSFCSAPQGGERVSTIGQEKRANPLLQVRDEDEFVGRLLAGLGTFPPYFLQLPEANRRGPALIEEDQQVPALPAESFTAAVSSGAVVIDVRPVRDFAAGHVAGAISIPLRAQFASWLGWLLQATTPYLVIRNRDQDLGDLAWQAAKIGFRLPLGELAGGMPGWNGATATTPLLKPDQVGDSHVLDVRQDSEFHAGHLPGAEHLELGALRDRAGDVDAGPVVVMCGHGERAMTGASILQRAGHRGVQVLDGGPDDWSVATGRTLK